A DNA window from Bdellovibrio sp. BCCA contains the following coding sequences:
- a CDS encoding flagellar biosynthetic protein FliR: protein MINWSSMTEAQILLFALIFLRMIAFVISSAVFGSPTITVPIKVLLSIVFSVLLFPVVKVGNVDYALISNDIIGLAVRELIVGLALGFLTRLFFFVVTMTGDLVSMSVGLSASQMYNPMLGSHGNTIDQFYSTIGTLVFLAINGHHMLISAIAQSYELVPVSSLALNVGPFAEMAVYGQTVMLMAIKMCAPVLVTILLANLAMGILGRAVPQINVLVTSMPVTIMLGMTVVFLCLPLMAIEMNGLVEITASKLFAVMKHL from the coding sequence GTGATTAACTGGAGTTCAATGACAGAGGCTCAGATCCTGCTTTTTGCGCTGATTTTTCTGCGCATGATTGCCTTTGTTATTTCTTCAGCGGTTTTTGGCTCTCCGACGATCACTGTGCCTATCAAGGTTCTCCTGTCGATCGTATTTAGCGTTTTATTATTCCCGGTGGTGAAGGTTGGGAATGTCGATTACGCTTTAATTTCTAATGATATCATCGGTTTAGCGGTGCGCGAATTGATTGTCGGATTGGCGCTGGGATTTTTAACCCGCTTGTTCTTCTTTGTAGTCACAATGACAGGGGACTTGGTGTCGATGTCCGTGGGTTTGAGTGCATCTCAGATGTACAATCCCATGCTGGGATCGCATGGAAACACGATCGATCAATTCTATTCGACAATTGGGACTCTGGTTTTTTTAGCAATCAATGGGCATCACATGTTGATCAGTGCAATTGCGCAAAGTTACGAGCTTGTGCCTGTAAGCTCGCTCGCGCTCAATGTGGGACCATTTGCGGAGATGGCCGTTTACGGTCAGACCGTGATGTTAATGGCGATTAAGATGTGTGCTCCGGTGTTGGTGACCATTCTGCTTGCGAATCTTGCGATGGGGATTTTGGGAAGAGCAGTTCCCCAGATCAACGTCCTGGTTACAAGTATGCCTGTGACGATCATGCTTGGAATGACAGTGGTGTTTCTCTGTCTTCCACTGATGGCCATAGAAATGAATGGTCTAGTTGAAATCACAGCTAGCAAACTATTTGCTGTGATGAAACACTTATAA
- a CDS encoding FliO/MopB family protein: MRLLLSLIFVFSVSAHAAEEATTSAAPAEIAATESAPSQEATVASAEKKVDNRKESEIPLNLEKDKKASSEGSGVFRILFTLSILGLVGTGAYFFLRKYKVPRAMKHQTQIKVLQQHYLGPKKSLAIVRVAGESILIGITDHNISMIKPLSLLDDEVPEESPQNFGKVLGGIGSTKADFENNEDEAEPAPAPKKRSAKDLDADEEFAISGIKDIVSKRLKGMRSLQ, from the coding sequence ATGCGTTTGTTGCTTTCGTTAATCTTTGTGTTTTCAGTTTCTGCCCACGCGGCGGAAGAAGCTACAACTTCAGCGGCCCCCGCTGAAATTGCGGCAACGGAATCCGCTCCCTCACAAGAGGCGACTGTCGCTTCAGCAGAGAAAAAAGTGGATAATCGCAAAGAGTCCGAAATTCCTTTAAATCTTGAGAAAGATAAAAAGGCTTCGTCTGAAGGCAGTGGCGTTTTCCGTATTCTCTTCACTCTTTCGATCTTGGGACTTGTGGGAACGGGTGCTTACTTTTTTCTCCGTAAGTACAAAGTTCCTCGTGCGATGAAACACCAAACGCAAATCAAAGTTTTGCAACAGCACTACTTGGGGCCTAAAAAAAGTTTGGCGATTGTGCGTGTGGCTGGCGAATCGATCTTGATCGGTATTACGGATCACAACATTTCTATGATCAAACCGTTGTCATTGCTTGATGACGAAGTGCCAGAAGAGTCTCCACAAAATTTTGGAAAGGTTTTAGGCGGCATAGGTTCGACAAAAGCGGACTTTGAAAATAACGAAGACGAAGCCGAACCTGCTCCAGCACCAAAAAAACGTTCAGCAAAAGACTTGGATGCTGACGAAGAATTCGCGATTAGCGGAATCAAAGATATCGTTTCTAAACGCCTTAAAGGAATGAGGTCTCTTCAGTGA
- the fliQ gene encoding flagellar biosynthesis protein FliQ, with protein sequence MTEELVIRLGQDALRTTAMLAAPLLISTLVVGLAVSIFQALTQINEATLTFIPKMIVVALVFVLAGPWMMDVMSSYTVNLFENIAVMVRE encoded by the coding sequence ATGACAGAAGAACTTGTAATTCGACTTGGACAAGATGCTCTTCGTACAACAGCTATGCTGGCGGCGCCGTTGCTTATCAGCACGCTGGTTGTGGGTTTGGCCGTGAGTATTTTTCAAGCGCTCACACAGATTAACGAAGCGACTCTGACGTTCATTCCAAAAATGATCGTAGTGGCGTTGGTGTTCGTGCTTGCAGGTCCGTGGATGATGGACGTGATGAGTTCCTATACAGTGAACCTTTTTGAAAATATTGCCGTGATGGTGAGGGAATAG
- the flhB gene encoding flagellar biosynthesis protein FlhB gives MAEENGEKTEQATDARREEFRKKGNVAHTKELASAVILLAAAGCVYALGRFFFKNLYEVFQYSFGNDMVVLVREGKFTEAFRFCGEKALILMAPVMGMAGVIGAASSILQVGFLQVEDALSPNFEKLSPVEGFKRVFSLRAVVEALKSLLKMAAVGIVLYFLLRGEVRQVPYMLTFSIEQILMYLGAVVVKLLGGVGAVMLIIALADYFYQRWDLEKKMMMTKQEVKEEHKQREGDPMIKSRIRRIQREMASKRMMADVPKADVIITNPTHIAVVLKYTDNLPAPQLIAMGADHVAEKIKEIGREHNIPIVENKPLARTIFKTMKIGQVIPRELFVAVAEVLSYVYRLRRKKR, from the coding sequence ATGGCTGAAGAGAACGGTGAAAAGACCGAACAGGCAACGGATGCGAGACGGGAAGAGTTTCGCAAAAAAGGGAACGTTGCTCATACAAAGGAACTCGCGTCGGCAGTTATTTTACTGGCGGCGGCTGGGTGCGTGTATGCGTTGGGTCGCTTCTTCTTCAAAAATCTCTACGAAGTTTTTCAATACTCCTTTGGAAATGACATGGTTGTGCTAGTGCGTGAAGGTAAATTCACGGAAGCCTTCCGTTTCTGTGGAGAGAAAGCTTTGATCCTGATGGCTCCTGTGATGGGCATGGCTGGCGTCATTGGCGCCGCTTCTTCCATTCTTCAAGTGGGCTTCCTGCAAGTGGAAGACGCTCTATCTCCTAACTTTGAAAAATTAAGTCCCGTGGAAGGTTTCAAACGCGTGTTCAGTTTGCGCGCGGTTGTTGAAGCTTTGAAGTCATTGTTAAAAATGGCGGCTGTGGGAATCGTTTTGTATTTCTTGTTGCGCGGTGAAGTTCGTCAAGTGCCTTACATGCTCACGTTCTCAATTGAGCAAATCTTAATGTATCTGGGTGCTGTCGTTGTGAAGCTTTTAGGCGGTGTGGGCGCAGTGATGCTCATTATCGCTTTGGCGGATTACTTCTATCAGCGTTGGGATCTTGAAAAGAAAATGATGATGACCAAACAAGAGGTCAAAGAAGAACACAAGCAACGTGAGGGTGATCCGATGATCAAATCTCGCATTCGTCGCATCCAAAGGGAGATGGCGAGTAAGAGAATGATGGCGGATGTTCCTAAAGCAGACGTGATCATCACAAATCCCACACACATTGCTGTTGTTTTGAAATACACGGACAATTTACCGGCACCACAGTTGATTGCTATGGGTGCTGACCACGTCGCGGAAAAGATCAAAGAGATCGGCCGCGAACACAATATTCCTATCGTGGAAAACAAGCCGCTGGCTCGGACGATCTTTAAGACAATGAAAATTGGACAAGTTATTCCTAGGGAGCTTTTCGTCGCAGTGGCGGAAGTGCTTTCGTATGTTTATCGTTTGCGTAGGAAGAAAAGATAA
- the fliP gene encoding flagellar type III secretion system pore protein FliP (The bacterial flagellar biogenesis protein FliP forms a type III secretion system (T3SS)-type pore required for flagellar assembly.) yields MRKTNWTLWSLILLPLVLLISSSAFAQVTLPTVNLGFKTTDNPNEVVNAVKLILIMTVLTLAPAILIMMTGFTRIIIVFSFLRQAMGVQQMPPNQLLVGLSLFLTFFVMQPAFNEMNTKGIQPYLAGKISQDAAIENTLAPLRKFMFNQTRDSDLALFVKLSKVEKPKTRADVPTMVLVPAFVVSELKTAFQIGFIIFLPFLVIDIVAASVLMAMGMMMLPPVVISLPFKIMLFVLVDGWGLLIGSMVKSFG; encoded by the coding sequence GTGAGAAAGACTAACTGGACTCTGTGGAGTCTGATTCTTTTGCCTCTGGTTCTTTTGATCAGTTCCAGCGCGTTTGCTCAAGTGACTCTTCCGACGGTGAATCTGGGTTTTAAAACTACAGACAATCCTAATGAAGTGGTGAACGCTGTTAAATTGATTTTGATCATGACGGTGCTAACTCTGGCGCCGGCGATTTTGATTATGATGACGGGCTTTACTCGCATCATCATCGTCTTTTCTTTTTTAAGACAGGCAATGGGCGTGCAACAAATGCCACCCAATCAATTGTTGGTGGGTTTGTCTTTGTTTTTAACTTTCTTCGTGATGCAACCTGCATTCAACGAAATGAACACAAAAGGTATTCAGCCTTATCTTGCAGGAAAGATCTCTCAAGATGCGGCGATTGAAAATACTTTGGCTCCGCTTCGTAAGTTCATGTTCAATCAAACTCGCGATTCGGATTTGGCGCTATTCGTGAAACTTTCTAAGGTGGAAAAACCGAAAACTCGCGCGGACGTTCCAACAATGGTTTTGGTTCCGGCGTTCGTGGTTTCTGAGCTTAAAACGGCTTTCCAAATTGGTTTTATCATCTTCCTTCCATTCCTTGTGATCGACATCGTCGCGGCCAGCGTCTTGATGGCGATGGGTATGATGATGCTTCCTCCGGTTGTGATTTCGTTACCCTTTAAGATCATGCTCTTTGTCTTAGTGGACGGATGGGGTCTTCTCATCGGTTCGATGGTTAAGAGTTTCGGGTAG